A section of the Osmia lignaria lignaria isolate PbOS001 chromosome 16, iyOsmLign1, whole genome shotgun sequence genome encodes:
- the LOC117600858 gene encoding adenosylhomocysteinase-like 1 isoform X1, giving the protein MADSGDAVNSTSSGKVARNTVIDGPVTDPASNTKSLEASNNAFHGARTKLDPKSGALKKSSRYRSRSLSASSTDSYSSASYTGSSSDEDDVSPREKIQKTENGFTDFCVRNINQHAFGRREIEIAEQEMPGIMALRKRAAEDKPLKNAKIVGCTHINAQTAVLIETLVHLGAQVRWAACNIYSTQNEVAAALAHAGYPIFAWRGETEEDFWWCIDKCVAAENWQPNMILDDGGDATHLMLKKYNAMFKMIQGIVEESVTGVHRLYQLSKAGKLSVPAMNVNDSVTKTKFDNLYSCRESIIDSLKRSTDIMFGGKQVVICGYGEVGKGCCQALKGLGCIVYITEIDPICALQASMDGFRVMKLNEVIRNVDIVITATGNKNVVTREHMDKMKNGCVVCNMGHSNTEIDINSLRTPDLTWEKVRSQVDHVIWPDGKRIVLLAEGRLVNLSCSSIPSFVVSITAATQALALIELFNAPPGRYKSDVYLLPKKMDEYVASLHLPTFDAHLTELTDEQAKYMGLNKAGPFKPNYYRY; this is encoded by the exons ATGGCTGACAGTGGGGATGCTGTGAACAGTACGTCGTCAGGAAAAGTGGCTAGAAATACAGTCATCGATGGGCCTGTCACCGATCCAGCGTCAAACACTAAG AGCCTAGAGGCATCAAATAATGCCTTTCACGGCGCGAGAACAAAATTA GATCCCAAGTCTGGAGCCTTAAAAAAGTCCAGTCGTTATCGTAGTCGTTCCTTGTCAGCCAGTAGCACAGATAGTTACAGTTCTG CATCTTACACAGGAAGCTCATCAGATGAAGATGACGTGTCACCGCGCGAGAAAATTCAAAAAACCGAGAATGGTTTCACAGACTTTTGCGTGCGCAATATTAATCAACATGCATTTGGTCgaagagaaatagaaatagCAGAACAAGAGATGCCTGGAATTATGGCGCTTCGTAAACGTGCAGCTGAAGATAAG CCACTGAAGAATGCAAAAATTGTGGGATGCACTCATATCAATGCTCAAACTGCTGTCCTTATTGAAACCTTAGTACATTTGGGAGCACAAGTTAGATGGGCAGCATGTAACATATACTCCACGCAAAATGAAGTAGCTGCTGCTCTTGCTCACGCTGGTTATCCAATTTTTGCCTGGCGCGGTGAAACAGAAGAAGATTTTTGGTGGTGCATTGATAAATGCGTAGCTGCTGAAAATTGGCAACCTAACATGATATTAGATGATGGTGGAGATGCAACACATTTAAtgctcaaaaaatataatgCCATGTTTAAAATGATTCAAG GAATTGTTGAAGAAAGCGTGACGGGTGTACATAGATTATATCAACTGTCAAAAGCAGGCAAATTGTCCGTTCCTGCCATGAACGTGAATGATAGTGTAACAAAGACCAAATTTGACAATCTTTATAGTTGTCGCGAAAGTATTATCGATAG CTTGAAAAGATCTACAGATATCATGTTCGGTGGCAAACAAGTTGTAATTTGTGGCTATGGTGAAGTAGGTAAAGGTTGTTGTCAGGCTCTAAAAGGTTTAGGGTGTATCGTTTATATAACCGAAATCGATCCGATTTGTGCTTTGCAAGCAag TATGGATGGCTTTAGAGTAATGAAACTAAATGAAGTTATCAGAAATGTCGATATTGTGATTACCGCAACAGGCAATAAAAATGTAGTTACACGAGAACACATGgacaagatgaaaaacggttgtGTGGTATGCAATATGGGACACAGTAATACGGAAATAGACATT AACAGTTTACGCACGCCCGATTTAACTTGGGAAAAAGTAAGGTCTCAAGTGGATCATGTTATCTGGCCGGATGGAAAGCGCATCGTGTTATTAGCGGAAGGCCGTTTAGTCAACTTGTCTTGTTCCAGCATTCCCTCCTTTGTTGTGTCGATTACAGCCGCTACGCAAGCGTTAGCGCTTATTGAACTTTTCAACGCACCACCAGGACGATATAAAAGTGATGTTTACTTGTTGCCAAAGAAAATGG ATGAATATGTGGCATCATTACATTTACCAACATTTGATGCACACTTAACTGAACTAACAGATGAACAGGCTAAATACATGGGACTTAACAAGGCTGGACCTTTTAAACCCAATTATTACCG ctattaa
- the LOC117600858 gene encoding adenosylhomocysteinase-like 1 isoform X3 — protein sequence MADSGDAVNSTSSGKVARNTVIDGPVTDPASNTKDPKSGALKKSSRYRSRSLSASSTDSYSSASYTGSSSDEDDVSPREKIQKTENGFTDFCVRNINQHAFGRREIEIAEQEMPGIMALRKRAAEDKPLKNAKIVGCTHINAQTAVLIETLVHLGAQVRWAACNIYSTQNEVAAALAHAGYPIFAWRGETEEDFWWCIDKCVAAENWQPNMILDDGGDATHLMLKKYNAMFKMIQGIVEESVTGVHRLYQLSKAGKLSVPAMNVNDSVTKTKFDNLYSCRESIIDSLKRSTDIMFGGKQVVICGYGEVGKGCCQALKGLGCIVYITEIDPICALQASMDGFRVMKLNEVIRNVDIVITATGNKNVVTREHMDKMKNGCVVCNMGHSNTEIDINSLRTPDLTWEKVRSQVDHVIWPDGKRIVLLAEGRLVNLSCSSIPSFVVSITAATQALALIELFNAPPGRYKSDVYLLPKKMDEYVASLHLPTFDAHLTELTDEQAKYMGLNKAGPFKPNYYRY from the exons ATGGCTGACAGTGGGGATGCTGTGAACAGTACGTCGTCAGGAAAAGTGGCTAGAAATACAGTCATCGATGGGCCTGTCACCGATCCAGCGTCAAACACTAAG GATCCCAAGTCTGGAGCCTTAAAAAAGTCCAGTCGTTATCGTAGTCGTTCCTTGTCAGCCAGTAGCACAGATAGTTACAGTTCTG CATCTTACACAGGAAGCTCATCAGATGAAGATGACGTGTCACCGCGCGAGAAAATTCAAAAAACCGAGAATGGTTTCACAGACTTTTGCGTGCGCAATATTAATCAACATGCATTTGGTCgaagagaaatagaaatagCAGAACAAGAGATGCCTGGAATTATGGCGCTTCGTAAACGTGCAGCTGAAGATAAG CCACTGAAGAATGCAAAAATTGTGGGATGCACTCATATCAATGCTCAAACTGCTGTCCTTATTGAAACCTTAGTACATTTGGGAGCACAAGTTAGATGGGCAGCATGTAACATATACTCCACGCAAAATGAAGTAGCTGCTGCTCTTGCTCACGCTGGTTATCCAATTTTTGCCTGGCGCGGTGAAACAGAAGAAGATTTTTGGTGGTGCATTGATAAATGCGTAGCTGCTGAAAATTGGCAACCTAACATGATATTAGATGATGGTGGAGATGCAACACATTTAAtgctcaaaaaatataatgCCATGTTTAAAATGATTCAAG GAATTGTTGAAGAAAGCGTGACGGGTGTACATAGATTATATCAACTGTCAAAAGCAGGCAAATTGTCCGTTCCTGCCATGAACGTGAATGATAGTGTAACAAAGACCAAATTTGACAATCTTTATAGTTGTCGCGAAAGTATTATCGATAG CTTGAAAAGATCTACAGATATCATGTTCGGTGGCAAACAAGTTGTAATTTGTGGCTATGGTGAAGTAGGTAAAGGTTGTTGTCAGGCTCTAAAAGGTTTAGGGTGTATCGTTTATATAACCGAAATCGATCCGATTTGTGCTTTGCAAGCAag TATGGATGGCTTTAGAGTAATGAAACTAAATGAAGTTATCAGAAATGTCGATATTGTGATTACCGCAACAGGCAATAAAAATGTAGTTACACGAGAACACATGgacaagatgaaaaacggttgtGTGGTATGCAATATGGGACACAGTAATACGGAAATAGACATT AACAGTTTACGCACGCCCGATTTAACTTGGGAAAAAGTAAGGTCTCAAGTGGATCATGTTATCTGGCCGGATGGAAAGCGCATCGTGTTATTAGCGGAAGGCCGTTTAGTCAACTTGTCTTGTTCCAGCATTCCCTCCTTTGTTGTGTCGATTACAGCCGCTACGCAAGCGTTAGCGCTTATTGAACTTTTCAACGCACCACCAGGACGATATAAAAGTGATGTTTACTTGTTGCCAAAGAAAATGG ATGAATATGTGGCATCATTACATTTACCAACATTTGATGCACACTTAACTGAACTAACAGATGAACAGGCTAAATACATGGGACTTAACAAGGCTGGACCTTTTAAACCCAATTATTACCG ctattaa
- the LOC117600858 gene encoding adenosylhomocysteinase-like 1 isoform X4, with the protein MADSGDAVNSTSSGKVARNTVIDGPVTDPASNTKDPKSGALKKSSRYRSRSLSASSTDSYSSGSSSDEDDVSPREKIQKTENGFTDFCVRNINQHAFGRREIEIAEQEMPGIMALRKRAAEDKPLKNAKIVGCTHINAQTAVLIETLVHLGAQVRWAACNIYSTQNEVAAALAHAGYPIFAWRGETEEDFWWCIDKCVAAENWQPNMILDDGGDATHLMLKKYNAMFKMIQGIVEESVTGVHRLYQLSKAGKLSVPAMNVNDSVTKTKFDNLYSCRESIIDSLKRSTDIMFGGKQVVICGYGEVGKGCCQALKGLGCIVYITEIDPICALQASMDGFRVMKLNEVIRNVDIVITATGNKNVVTREHMDKMKNGCVVCNMGHSNTEIDINSLRTPDLTWEKVRSQVDHVIWPDGKRIVLLAEGRLVNLSCSSIPSFVVSITAATQALALIELFNAPPGRYKSDVYLLPKKMDEYVASLHLPTFDAHLTELTDEQAKYMGLNKAGPFKPNYYRY; encoded by the exons ATGGCTGACAGTGGGGATGCTGTGAACAGTACGTCGTCAGGAAAAGTGGCTAGAAATACAGTCATCGATGGGCCTGTCACCGATCCAGCGTCAAACACTAAG GATCCCAAGTCTGGAGCCTTAAAAAAGTCCAGTCGTTATCGTAGTCGTTCCTTGTCAGCCAGTAGCACAGATAGTTACAGTTCTG GAAGCTCATCAGATGAAGATGACGTGTCACCGCGCGAGAAAATTCAAAAAACCGAGAATGGTTTCACAGACTTTTGCGTGCGCAATATTAATCAACATGCATTTGGTCgaagagaaatagaaatagCAGAACAAGAGATGCCTGGAATTATGGCGCTTCGTAAACGTGCAGCTGAAGATAAG CCACTGAAGAATGCAAAAATTGTGGGATGCACTCATATCAATGCTCAAACTGCTGTCCTTATTGAAACCTTAGTACATTTGGGAGCACAAGTTAGATGGGCAGCATGTAACATATACTCCACGCAAAATGAAGTAGCTGCTGCTCTTGCTCACGCTGGTTATCCAATTTTTGCCTGGCGCGGTGAAACAGAAGAAGATTTTTGGTGGTGCATTGATAAATGCGTAGCTGCTGAAAATTGGCAACCTAACATGATATTAGATGATGGTGGAGATGCAACACATTTAAtgctcaaaaaatataatgCCATGTTTAAAATGATTCAAG GAATTGTTGAAGAAAGCGTGACGGGTGTACATAGATTATATCAACTGTCAAAAGCAGGCAAATTGTCCGTTCCTGCCATGAACGTGAATGATAGTGTAACAAAGACCAAATTTGACAATCTTTATAGTTGTCGCGAAAGTATTATCGATAG CTTGAAAAGATCTACAGATATCATGTTCGGTGGCAAACAAGTTGTAATTTGTGGCTATGGTGAAGTAGGTAAAGGTTGTTGTCAGGCTCTAAAAGGTTTAGGGTGTATCGTTTATATAACCGAAATCGATCCGATTTGTGCTTTGCAAGCAag TATGGATGGCTTTAGAGTAATGAAACTAAATGAAGTTATCAGAAATGTCGATATTGTGATTACCGCAACAGGCAATAAAAATGTAGTTACACGAGAACACATGgacaagatgaaaaacggttgtGTGGTATGCAATATGGGACACAGTAATACGGAAATAGACATT AACAGTTTACGCACGCCCGATTTAACTTGGGAAAAAGTAAGGTCTCAAGTGGATCATGTTATCTGGCCGGATGGAAAGCGCATCGTGTTATTAGCGGAAGGCCGTTTAGTCAACTTGTCTTGTTCCAGCATTCCCTCCTTTGTTGTGTCGATTACAGCCGCTACGCAAGCGTTAGCGCTTATTGAACTTTTCAACGCACCACCAGGACGATATAAAAGTGATGTTTACTTGTTGCCAAAGAAAATGG ATGAATATGTGGCATCATTACATTTACCAACATTTGATGCACACTTAACTGAACTAACAGATGAACAGGCTAAATACATGGGACTTAACAAGGCTGGACCTTTTAAACCCAATTATTACCG ctattaa
- the LOC117600858 gene encoding adenosylhomocysteinase-like 1 isoform X2: protein MADSGDAVNSTSSGKVARNTVIDGPVTDPASNTKSLEASNNAFHGARTKLDPKSGALKKSSRYRSRSLSASSTDSYSSGSSSDEDDVSPREKIQKTENGFTDFCVRNINQHAFGRREIEIAEQEMPGIMALRKRAAEDKPLKNAKIVGCTHINAQTAVLIETLVHLGAQVRWAACNIYSTQNEVAAALAHAGYPIFAWRGETEEDFWWCIDKCVAAENWQPNMILDDGGDATHLMLKKYNAMFKMIQGIVEESVTGVHRLYQLSKAGKLSVPAMNVNDSVTKTKFDNLYSCRESIIDSLKRSTDIMFGGKQVVICGYGEVGKGCCQALKGLGCIVYITEIDPICALQASMDGFRVMKLNEVIRNVDIVITATGNKNVVTREHMDKMKNGCVVCNMGHSNTEIDINSLRTPDLTWEKVRSQVDHVIWPDGKRIVLLAEGRLVNLSCSSIPSFVVSITAATQALALIELFNAPPGRYKSDVYLLPKKMDEYVASLHLPTFDAHLTELTDEQAKYMGLNKAGPFKPNYYRY, encoded by the exons ATGGCTGACAGTGGGGATGCTGTGAACAGTACGTCGTCAGGAAAAGTGGCTAGAAATACAGTCATCGATGGGCCTGTCACCGATCCAGCGTCAAACACTAAG AGCCTAGAGGCATCAAATAATGCCTTTCACGGCGCGAGAACAAAATTA GATCCCAAGTCTGGAGCCTTAAAAAAGTCCAGTCGTTATCGTAGTCGTTCCTTGTCAGCCAGTAGCACAGATAGTTACAGTTCTG GAAGCTCATCAGATGAAGATGACGTGTCACCGCGCGAGAAAATTCAAAAAACCGAGAATGGTTTCACAGACTTTTGCGTGCGCAATATTAATCAACATGCATTTGGTCgaagagaaatagaaatagCAGAACAAGAGATGCCTGGAATTATGGCGCTTCGTAAACGTGCAGCTGAAGATAAG CCACTGAAGAATGCAAAAATTGTGGGATGCACTCATATCAATGCTCAAACTGCTGTCCTTATTGAAACCTTAGTACATTTGGGAGCACAAGTTAGATGGGCAGCATGTAACATATACTCCACGCAAAATGAAGTAGCTGCTGCTCTTGCTCACGCTGGTTATCCAATTTTTGCCTGGCGCGGTGAAACAGAAGAAGATTTTTGGTGGTGCATTGATAAATGCGTAGCTGCTGAAAATTGGCAACCTAACATGATATTAGATGATGGTGGAGATGCAACACATTTAAtgctcaaaaaatataatgCCATGTTTAAAATGATTCAAG GAATTGTTGAAGAAAGCGTGACGGGTGTACATAGATTATATCAACTGTCAAAAGCAGGCAAATTGTCCGTTCCTGCCATGAACGTGAATGATAGTGTAACAAAGACCAAATTTGACAATCTTTATAGTTGTCGCGAAAGTATTATCGATAG CTTGAAAAGATCTACAGATATCATGTTCGGTGGCAAACAAGTTGTAATTTGTGGCTATGGTGAAGTAGGTAAAGGTTGTTGTCAGGCTCTAAAAGGTTTAGGGTGTATCGTTTATATAACCGAAATCGATCCGATTTGTGCTTTGCAAGCAag TATGGATGGCTTTAGAGTAATGAAACTAAATGAAGTTATCAGAAATGTCGATATTGTGATTACCGCAACAGGCAATAAAAATGTAGTTACACGAGAACACATGgacaagatgaaaaacggttgtGTGGTATGCAATATGGGACACAGTAATACGGAAATAGACATT AACAGTTTACGCACGCCCGATTTAACTTGGGAAAAAGTAAGGTCTCAAGTGGATCATGTTATCTGGCCGGATGGAAAGCGCATCGTGTTATTAGCGGAAGGCCGTTTAGTCAACTTGTCTTGTTCCAGCATTCCCTCCTTTGTTGTGTCGATTACAGCCGCTACGCAAGCGTTAGCGCTTATTGAACTTTTCAACGCACCACCAGGACGATATAAAAGTGATGTTTACTTGTTGCCAAAGAAAATGG ATGAATATGTGGCATCATTACATTTACCAACATTTGATGCACACTTAACTGAACTAACAGATGAACAGGCTAAATACATGGGACTTAACAAGGCTGGACCTTTTAAACCCAATTATTACCG ctattaa
- the LOC117600858 gene encoding adenosylhomocysteinase-like 1 isoform X5: MADSGDAVNSTSSGKVARNTVIDGPVTDPASNTKSLEASNNAFHGARTKLDPKSGALKKSSRYRSRSLSASSTDSYSSASYTGSSSDEDDVSPREKIQKTENGFTDFCVRNINQHAFGRREIEIAEQEMPGIMALRKRAAEDKPLKNAKIVGCTHINAQTAVLIETLVHLGAQVRWAACNIYSTQNEVAAALAHAGYPIFAWRGETEEDFWWCIDKCVAAENWQPNMILDDGGDATHLMLKKYNAMFKMIQGIVEESVTGVHRLYQLSKAGKLSVPAMNVNDSVTKTKFDNLYSCRESIIDSLKRSTDIMFGGKQVVICGYGEVGKGCCQALKGLGCIVYITEIDPICALQASMDGFRVMKLNEVIRNVDIVITATGNKNVVTREHMDKMKNGCVVCNMGHSNTEIDIN, from the exons ATGGCTGACAGTGGGGATGCTGTGAACAGTACGTCGTCAGGAAAAGTGGCTAGAAATACAGTCATCGATGGGCCTGTCACCGATCCAGCGTCAAACACTAAG AGCCTAGAGGCATCAAATAATGCCTTTCACGGCGCGAGAACAAAATTA GATCCCAAGTCTGGAGCCTTAAAAAAGTCCAGTCGTTATCGTAGTCGTTCCTTGTCAGCCAGTAGCACAGATAGTTACAGTTCTG CATCTTACACAGGAAGCTCATCAGATGAAGATGACGTGTCACCGCGCGAGAAAATTCAAAAAACCGAGAATGGTTTCACAGACTTTTGCGTGCGCAATATTAATCAACATGCATTTGGTCgaagagaaatagaaatagCAGAACAAGAGATGCCTGGAATTATGGCGCTTCGTAAACGTGCAGCTGAAGATAAG CCACTGAAGAATGCAAAAATTGTGGGATGCACTCATATCAATGCTCAAACTGCTGTCCTTATTGAAACCTTAGTACATTTGGGAGCACAAGTTAGATGGGCAGCATGTAACATATACTCCACGCAAAATGAAGTAGCTGCTGCTCTTGCTCACGCTGGTTATCCAATTTTTGCCTGGCGCGGTGAAACAGAAGAAGATTTTTGGTGGTGCATTGATAAATGCGTAGCTGCTGAAAATTGGCAACCTAACATGATATTAGATGATGGTGGAGATGCAACACATTTAAtgctcaaaaaatataatgCCATGTTTAAAATGATTCAAG GAATTGTTGAAGAAAGCGTGACGGGTGTACATAGATTATATCAACTGTCAAAAGCAGGCAAATTGTCCGTTCCTGCCATGAACGTGAATGATAGTGTAACAAAGACCAAATTTGACAATCTTTATAGTTGTCGCGAAAGTATTATCGATAG CTTGAAAAGATCTACAGATATCATGTTCGGTGGCAAACAAGTTGTAATTTGTGGCTATGGTGAAGTAGGTAAAGGTTGTTGTCAGGCTCTAAAAGGTTTAGGGTGTATCGTTTATATAACCGAAATCGATCCGATTTGTGCTTTGCAAGCAag TATGGATGGCTTTAGAGTAATGAAACTAAATGAAGTTATCAGAAATGTCGATATTGTGATTACCGCAACAGGCAATAAAAATGTAGTTACACGAGAACACATGgacaagatgaaaaacggttgtGTGGTATGCAATATGGGACACAGTAATACGGAAATAGACATT AACTAA